The Denitrificimonas caeni genome has a segment encoding these proteins:
- a CDS encoding bifunctional 4-hydroxy-2-oxoglutarate aldolase/2-dehydro-3-deoxy-phosphogluconate aldolase: protein MLTMEHILRRAYPVLPVLVIDDVERAVGLAQALCAGGLNVIEVTLRTPQALEALKVIRQEVPDLIVGAGTVIHAEQFAQAIDAGAQFAVSPGFTERLAQAAQETELPYLPAVMTPSEVLAALEYGYRSLKLFPANGGASVRMLNSFKGPFTGISFCPTGGVTRDNLLSYLSLPNVACCGGTWIAPASLVQAQAWDQITQLAREACAMAGHLESLT, encoded by the coding sequence ATGTTAACAATGGAACATATCTTACGTCGTGCCTACCCGGTCTTGCCGGTCTTGGTCATTGATGATGTTGAGCGCGCAGTTGGCTTGGCTCAGGCCTTGTGTGCTGGCGGACTCAATGTCATTGAGGTTACTTTACGCACCCCACAAGCCCTGGAAGCGCTGAAAGTTATTCGCCAAGAAGTCCCCGACTTGATTGTCGGTGCGGGCACTGTCATCCATGCCGAACAGTTTGCGCAGGCCATTGATGCTGGAGCGCAGTTTGCGGTCAGCCCAGGCTTTACTGAGCGCTTGGCGCAAGCAGCGCAAGAAACCGAGCTGCCATACTTGCCCGCAGTGATGACGCCTTCTGAAGTGCTGGCTGCGCTCGAATATGGCTACCGTTCTTTAAAGCTGTTTCCAGCCAATGGTGGAGCCAGCGTGCGCATGCTCAATAGTTTTAAGGGGCCATTTACAGGCATCAGTTTCTGCCCCACGGGCGGCGTCACCCGTGACAACTTACTGAGTTATTTAAGCTTGCCCAATGTGGCGTGCTGTGGTGGAACATGGATTGCTCCAGCCAGTTTGGTACAGGCGCAAGCTTGGGATCAAATTACCCAGTTGGCCCGTGAGGCTTGTGCGATGGCTGGCCACTTGGAATCCTTAACATGA
- the leuB gene encoding 3-isopropylmalate dehydrogenase, whose translation MSKKILVLPGDGIGPEIIREAVKVLELASEKFNLGYELVEGELGGAAIDKHGVPLADSTLALAREVDAVLLGAVGGPKWDNIDVAIRPERGLLKIRSELGLFGNLRPAILYPQLAEASTLKPEVVSGLDILIVRELTGGIYFGTPRDTVTLENGERMAYDTLPYSESEIRRIAKVGFDMARLRNKKVCSVDKANVLDSSRLWREVVNEVAKEYPDVELSHQYVDNAAMQLVRAPKQFDVIVTDNLFGDILSDQASMLTGSIGMLPSASLDSNNKGMYEPSHGSAPDIAGQDLANPLATILSVSMMLRYTFNQLAAADAIEQAVSDVLDQGLRTGDIFSAGMRKVGTTEMGDAVVAALAKL comes from the coding sequence ATGTCTAAAAAGATTTTAGTATTGCCGGGCGATGGTATTGGTCCGGAAATCATTCGCGAAGCAGTTAAGGTTTTAGAGCTGGCCAGTGAGAAGTTCAACTTAGGCTACGAGCTGGTTGAGGGCGAGTTGGGCGGTGCGGCGATTGATAAGCATGGCGTGCCTTTAGCCGATTCAACTTTAGCCCTCGCGCGCGAAGTAGATGCGGTGCTATTGGGCGCTGTGGGTGGTCCAAAGTGGGACAACATTGATGTTGCCATTCGTCCAGAGCGGGGCTTATTGAAAATTCGTTCTGAGCTGGGTTTGTTTGGTAACTTGCGTCCGGCTATTTTGTATCCACAACTGGCTGAAGCCTCTACCCTTAAACCAGAAGTGGTTTCCGGCTTGGATATTTTAATTGTCCGTGAGCTAACTGGCGGCATTTACTTCGGTACGCCCCGTGACACCGTTACGTTAGAGAATGGCGAGCGCATGGCTTATGACACACTGCCATACAGCGAAAGTGAAATTCGCCGCATTGCCAAAGTGGGCTTTGATATGGCTCGTCTGCGCAATAAGAAAGTTTGCTCCGTGGATAAAGCTAACGTGCTGGATTCCAGTCGTTTATGGCGTGAAGTGGTCAACGAAGTGGCCAAAGAATACCCCGATGTGGAACTGAGTCATCAATATGTAGACAACGCAGCGATGCAACTGGTCCGCGCACCAAAGCAGTTTGATGTGATTGTGACCGACAACTTGTTCGGCGATATTTTATCGGATCAGGCGTCAATGCTGACCGGCTCCATTGGGATGCTGCCATCGGCGTCTTTAGATTCGAACAACAAGGGTATGTATGAGCCTTCCCATGGTTCTGCACCGGATATTGCTGGCCAAGATTTGGCCAACCCTTTGGCGACCATTTTGTCTGTTTCGATGATGCTGCGTTATACCTTTAACCAGCTCGCCGCGGCAGATGCCATTGAGCAAGCAGTGAGTGATGTGCTGGATCAAGGTTTGCGCACTGGCGATATCTTCTCTGCCGGTATGCGCAAAGTCGGCACCACTGAAATGGGTGATGCGGTAGTCGCAGCGCTCGCAAAACTGTAA
- the leuD gene encoding 3-isopropylmalate dehydratase small subunit has protein sequence MKAFTQHQGLVAPLDRANVDTDQIIPKQFLKSIARTGFGANLFDEWRYLDEGQPGQDNSKRPLNPEFVLNQPRYQGASVLLAQENFGCGSSREHAPWALDEYGFRAIIAPSFADIFYNNSFKNGLLPIILTADEVNELFAQAQATEGYELTVDLEAQTVTRPDGVQYRFEVDAFRKHCLLNGLDDIGLTLQDAELIREFEVGYKKANPWLFDAL, from the coding sequence ATGAAAGCCTTTACTCAACATCAGGGTTTAGTTGCTCCGTTGGATCGCGCCAACGTTGATACTGACCAAATTATTCCTAAGCAGTTTTTAAAATCCATCGCACGCACAGGCTTTGGTGCCAACTTATTTGATGAGTGGCGCTACTTAGATGAAGGCCAGCCAGGGCAGGACAACAGTAAGCGTCCACTGAATCCTGAATTCGTCTTGAACCAGCCGCGCTATCAGGGTGCCAGCGTGTTATTGGCACAAGAGAACTTCGGTTGTGGCTCCAGCCGTGAGCATGCGCCGTGGGCACTGGATGAGTACGGTTTCCGTGCGATTATTGCGCCGAGCTTTGCTGATATTTTTTACAACAACAGCTTTAAAAACGGTTTATTGCCGATTATTTTAACTGCTGATGAAGTCAACGAGCTGTTTGCGCAAGCACAAGCCACTGAAGGCTATGAGCTGACTGTTGACCTTGAAGCACAAACGGTGACGCGCCCCGACGGTGTTCAGTATCGGTTTGAGGTGGATGCGTTCCGTAAGCATTGCTTGCTTAATGGTCTGGATGATATTGGCCTGACCTTGCAAGATGCTGAACTGATTCGAGAGTTTGAAGTGGGCTACAAAAAAGCTAACCCATGGTTGTTTGACGCACTTTAA
- a CDS encoding FimV/HubP family polar landmark protein, which translates to MLQVRKLVLAVAAATAFTSSFTYALGLGDLSVKSSLNQPLEAEISLLEVRDLSSIEIKSQLASPEEFSKAGIDRQFLLTGLKFTPVVDANGKSVIRVTSNKPIKEPYLNFLVEVLWPNGRLLREYTLLLDPPLYKPQQVIYAPQPAATVPSRMQPPPQAAAQPQPIVRQAAPAPSAAPAARANALNQGSDYRVQKNDTLWEVASRVGGNASVHQTMLAIQDLNPNAFLDGNINRLKSGQVLRLPSEQEINSRSRAEAIAQVTQQNDSWQNARRAPAVAERQLDATHRSEAGAAPAAIEKSDSLRLVAEAPGAAEQAADEGSAANLSALQDQLAASKERLDSTVLENQDLQSRVEDLNSQLEKLQRLIELKDNQLAQLQNAVDTPAADVADDQAAAPAEHLGEASIELADPATEPGIDGVEAISEVTEETAQGVETSAVETEEIAPEVVAQPVEPAAAPEPEIVVESETAAEGAAQAEPATPAQAPVAEQPAAEEKSIIDKIKDDPMLLAGAGAAAVLALLLLLMGISRSRARKEAELFDEPADQELAAQAPEALATPEVDPASAVAASLTATDSAATTEAVDSDDLLEDFSFDAPAPEAAFKDETSDVLAEAESYISFGRFSQAATVLANAVDQEPERLDLRLKLVEVLADLEDHAGVSRQINELTEIGGATAELAQIKARYPHMFGAEQVEAVSAETDFNDFADISLDDLTLDTPSELSSTAVADLDAELDDLSALLAESEPAAKPTDTDFDFDLDLNFSETPETAETKPAELDAGELQFDGADLLAAESTEQPASPELTDDFSLDFALDLPEEPSETTKTAAVDDFAELSLDDITLDLTEDSSADAPELELPADFDLAAFDEVATPAATTVDFTEQMDEVEDELDALTASLTEESQAATDNFSFDELELDLANEPAAPSTPQAEAEPASNLDDFDDFAELGGVDDDFSFLSGTDETATKLDLARAYIDMGDAEGARDILEEVVAEGSSAQQDEAHELMSKIG; encoded by the coding sequence ATGCTTCAAGTTCGCAAATTGGTGTTAGCAGTTGCAGCTGCTACAGCGTTTACTTCCAGTTTTACCTATGCGCTAGGCTTAGGTGATTTATCAGTTAAGTCATCTTTAAATCAGCCTCTTGAAGCTGAAATTTCTTTATTGGAGGTGCGTGATTTAAGCTCTATTGAGATTAAAAGTCAGCTCGCCTCACCGGAAGAATTTAGCAAAGCCGGCATTGATCGGCAGTTTTTATTGACCGGATTGAAGTTTACTCCAGTGGTGGATGCCAATGGCAAAAGTGTCATTCGGGTCACCAGTAACAAACCCATTAAAGAACCCTACTTAAACTTCTTAGTAGAGGTGCTCTGGCCTAATGGGCGTTTACTGCGTGAGTACACCCTGTTACTGGATCCGCCGCTCTATAAACCGCAACAAGTTATTTATGCACCGCAACCAGCAGCTACTGTACCAAGCCGTATGCAGCCACCGCCTCAGGCTGCTGCTCAGCCACAACCCATTGTCCGCCAAGCAGCACCAGCTCCAAGTGCGGCGCCTGCTGCCAGAGCCAATGCTTTAAATCAGGGCAGTGATTACCGTGTGCAAAAGAACGATACGCTCTGGGAAGTGGCCTCACGTGTGGGCGGTAATGCCTCAGTGCATCAAACGATGCTGGCGATTCAGGACCTTAACCCAAATGCTTTTTTAGACGGCAATATTAACCGTTTGAAGAGTGGCCAGGTTTTACGCTTACCCAGTGAGCAAGAAATTAACAGCCGCAGCCGTGCTGAAGCTATAGCGCAAGTAACTCAGCAAAATGACAGCTGGCAAAACGCGCGCAGAGCGCCTGCTGTAGCTGAACGCCAACTTGATGCCACGCACCGCAGCGAAGCTGGGGCAGCACCGGCGGCGATTGAGAAAAGTGATAGCCTCAGACTGGTTGCTGAAGCACCGGGCGCTGCTGAGCAAGCGGCAGATGAAGGCAGTGCTGCTAACCTTAGCGCTTTACAAGATCAGTTGGCTGCAAGTAAAGAGCGCTTGGACTCCACAGTCTTAGAAAACCAAGACCTGCAAAGCCGTGTCGAAGACCTAAATAGTCAATTAGAAAAATTACAGCGCTTAATTGAGCTTAAAGACAACCAATTGGCGCAGTTGCAAAATGCTGTGGATACGCCTGCAGCAGACGTCGCTGATGATCAGGCTGCTGCACCAGCTGAGCATCTAGGCGAGGCAAGCATAGAGCTGGCCGACCCAGCTACAGAACCAGGCATTGATGGCGTTGAGGCGATTTCTGAAGTTACCGAGGAAACCGCGCAAGGTGTTGAAACTTCTGCAGTAGAGACTGAAGAGATTGCACCTGAAGTCGTTGCACAGCCTGTTGAACCGGCAGCAGCACCAGAGCCTGAAATTGTTGTTGAAAGCGAAACAGCCGCCGAGGGCGCAGCGCAAGCTGAACCTGCCACACCAGCCCAAGCACCTGTTGCTGAGCAGCCAGCAGCTGAAGAAAAGAGCATCATTGATAAAATTAAAGATGATCCAATGCTGCTAGCAGGCGCAGGTGCTGCGGCAGTTTTAGCACTGCTCTTGCTGCTGATGGGAATCTCCCGCAGTCGCGCACGCAAAGAGGCTGAGCTCTTCGATGAGCCAGCTGATCAGGAATTAGCGGCACAAGCACCTGAAGCACTAGCAACGCCTGAGGTTGATCCTGCCAGCGCTGTTGCTGCAAGCCTTACTGCCACAGACAGCGCGGCAACCACAGAAGCAGTTGACAGTGACGATTTGCTGGAAGACTTCTCCTTTGATGCGCCTGCTCCTGAAGCAGCATTTAAAGATGAAACCAGTGATGTGTTAGCTGAAGCAGAGAGCTATATTAGCTTTGGTCGTTTCAGTCAGGCTGCCACTGTTCTAGCCAATGCCGTAGACCAAGAGCCTGAGCGTCTTGATCTGCGTCTTAAGTTGGTTGAAGTACTGGCTGATCTTGAGGATCACGCAGGCGTTTCCCGCCAGATCAATGAGTTAACCGAGATTGGTGGTGCAACTGCAGAATTGGCGCAAATTAAAGCCCGCTATCCGCACATGTTTGGTGCTGAACAGGTTGAAGCGGTCAGCGCCGAAACGGACTTCAATGATTTTGCTGATATCAGTTTAGATGATTTAACGCTAGACACGCCAAGTGAGCTCAGCAGTACAGCGGTAGCTGATCTAGACGCAGAGCTGGATGACTTATCAGCGCTGCTGGCAGAATCTGAACCTGCGGCAAAACCAACCGATACAGATTTTGACTTTGATTTGGATCTGAACTTTTCCGAGACGCCAGAGACAGCAGAAACTAAGCCTGCAGAGTTGGATGCTGGTGAGCTGCAATTCGATGGTGCTGACCTGCTTGCTGCAGAAAGCACTGAGCAGCCAGCAAGCCCAGAGCTTACGGATGATTTCTCATTAGATTTCGCCTTGGACTTGCCAGAAGAGCCCAGCGAAACCACTAAAACTGCAGCAGTAGATGACTTTGCTGAGCTTTCTTTAGATGACATAACCCTTGATCTAACTGAAGATAGCAGTGCTGATGCTCCTGAGCTTGAGCTGCCTGCAGACTTTGATTTAGCTGCCTTCGATGAGGTTGCTACGCCAGCCGCAACGACTGTTGACTTCACAGAGCAAATGGATGAAGTAGAAGATGAGCTGGATGCCCTCACTGCCAGCCTAACGGAAGAAAGCCAAGCGGCCACTGATAACTTTAGCTTTGATGAGTTGGAGCTTGATTTAGCCAACGAGCCTGCAGCACCGAGTACCCCTCAAGCTGAAGCTGAGCCTGCTAGCAATTTGGATGATTTTGATGACTTTGCTGAATTGGGCGGTGTGGATGATGACTTCAGCTTCCTTTCCGGTACCGATGAAACTGCGACTAAACTGGATTTAGCGCGCGCTTATATTGATATGGGCGATGCTGAAGGTGCGCGGGATATTTTGGAGGAAGTTGTTGCCGAAGGCAGCAGTGCCCAGCAAGACGAAGCGCATGAGTTAATGAGCAAAATAGGATAA
- a CDS encoding acyl-CoA thioesterase, translated as MSWDYPAPYILPLCAKPADIDEFDHVNNAVYVHWMEECAWQHSIDLGLGFAEYQALDRGMAVLRHEIDYLLSAYEGEQLEMATWIAHSDQRIRMDRYFQLRRVADGATLLRAKTTFVCIELSSGRPKRMPPAFVEGYGAVMLPPA; from the coding sequence ATGAGTTGGGATTATCCAGCCCCGTATATTTTACCGCTGTGCGCAAAGCCTGCTGATATTGATGAGTTTGACCATGTTAATAATGCTGTCTATGTGCACTGGATGGAGGAGTGTGCTTGGCAACACTCCATCGACTTAGGCTTGGGCTTTGCAGAATATCAGGCCTTAGACCGAGGTATGGCGGTGTTGCGTCATGAGATCGATTACTTGCTCAGCGCCTATGAGGGTGAGCAACTAGAGATGGCCACCTGGATTGCCCATTCCGATCAGCGCATTCGTATGGACCGCTATTTTCAATTGCGCCGCGTTGCCGATGGAGCCACCTTGCTGCGTGCCAAAACCACTTTTGTCTGCATTGAGTTGTCCAGCGGTCGGCCCAAGCGGATGCCACCCGCCTTTGTTGAAGGCTATGGTGCAGTGATGCTGCCGCCTGCTTAG
- the asd gene encoding aspartate-semialdehyde dehydrogenase, which translates to MKRVGLIGWRGMVGSVLMQRMLEEQDFDLIEPVFFTTSNVGGQGPDIGKDIPTLKDAYDINELKNLDVILTCQGSDYTEAVFPKLREAGWEGYWIDAASALRMKDHSVIVLDPVNRKGIDQALDNGVKDYVGGNCTVSLMLMGLGGLFEAGVVEWMSAMTYQAASGSGAQNMRELIRQMGGIHDSVATELQDPASAILDIDRKVAQYQRGDSIPTDHFGVPLAGSLIPWIDSALPNGQSREEWKAQAETNKVLGRYKNPINIDGICVRVGAMRCHSQALTIKLNKDVPLAEIEDMISQHNPWVRLIPNDREVTMRELTPTAVTGTLDIPVGRLRKLNMGSHYLGAFTVGDQLLWGAAEPLRRMLRILLER; encoded by the coding sequence ATGAAACGTGTAGGTCTTATTGGTTGGCGCGGCATGGTTGGCTCAGTGCTGATGCAGCGCATGCTCGAAGAACAGGATTTCGATTTAATTGAGCCGGTGTTCTTTACTACCTCCAACGTAGGTGGACAAGGACCTGACATTGGTAAAGATATTCCAACGCTAAAAGATGCTTATGATATTAATGAGCTGAAAAACTTGGATGTCATTTTGACCTGTCAAGGCAGCGACTACACCGAAGCGGTGTTTCCGAAGCTGCGTGAAGCGGGCTGGGAAGGGTACTGGATTGATGCGGCCTCAGCGCTGCGGATGAAAGACCATTCAGTCATTGTGCTAGACCCAGTTAACCGCAAAGGTATTGATCAGGCGTTGGATAATGGCGTAAAAGATTATGTCGGCGGTAACTGCACCGTCAGCCTGATGCTGATGGGACTGGGTGGTTTATTTGAGGCAGGCGTGGTTGAGTGGATGAGCGCCATGACCTATCAAGCAGCCAGTGGCTCAGGTGCGCAAAATATGCGTGAGTTGATTCGTCAAATGGGCGGCATTCATGACTCTGTTGCAACTGAGTTGCAAGATCCAGCCAGTGCAATTTTAGACATTGACCGTAAAGTTGCCCAATACCAGCGCGGCGATAGCATTCCTACGGATCATTTCGGCGTACCCTTGGCCGGCAGCTTAATTCCGTGGATTGACAGTGCTTTACCCAACGGGCAAAGCCGCGAAGAGTGGAAAGCGCAAGCCGAGACTAACAAGGTCTTGGGCCGCTATAAAAACCCAATTAATATTGATGGCATCTGTGTGCGAGTGGGGGCAATGCGTTGCCACAGTCAAGCTTTGACTATTAAGTTAAATAAAGATGTGCCCTTGGCTGAAATTGAAGACATGATTAGCCAGCACAACCCTTGGGTGCGTTTAATTCCCAATGATCGTGAAGTGACCATGCGCGAGCTGACACCAACTGCTGTGACTGGAACTTTAGATATTCCAGTGGGCCGTTTACGCAAGCTGAATATGGGCTCGCATTACTTGGGCGCCTTCACCGTGGGTGACCAATTGTTATGGGGCGCTGCAGAACCATTGCGCAGAATGCTGCGGATTTTGCTGGAACGTTAA
- a CDS encoding LysR family transcriptional regulator has product MDLANLQTFIAIAEQRSFSLAGERLHVTQPAISKRIASLEEQLGIRLFDRIGRETRLTEAGRALLPRAYRIVNELDDARRALNNLSGTVSGRLSVATSHHIGLRRLPPVLRAFTKRYPEVMLDIRFLDSEVAYADVLHGRCELAIITLSPHCEAPLQAVKVWQDDLDFVVAPDHPLAQRKRIRLADLCAYPAVFPGSHTFTRKIALQLFDQAGLTPEISMSTNYMETIKMMVSIGLAWSVLPHSMLDESVLRLPISDAHLSRDLGYIIHTERTLSNAAQAFMQMLTDDSIELADSPTT; this is encoded by the coding sequence ATGGATCTAGCCAACTTGCAAACTTTTATAGCCATTGCCGAGCAGCGCAGTTTCTCTCTGGCGGGCGAACGCTTGCATGTTACGCAACCGGCCATTAGCAAGCGCATTGCCAGCTTAGAAGAGCAATTGGGCATTCGCTTATTTGACCGCATCGGCCGTGAAACCCGCTTAACTGAAGCAGGCCGAGCATTACTGCCGCGCGCTTATCGCATCGTCAATGAGCTGGATGATGCCCGCCGCGCCCTAAACAACCTAAGCGGCACAGTGAGCGGTCGTTTAAGTGTAGCCACCAGTCACCATATTGGTTTGCGCCGTTTACCACCGGTACTGCGCGCTTTTACCAAGCGCTACCCTGAGGTTATGCTTGATATTCGCTTTCTGGACTCGGAAGTGGCCTATGCCGATGTTTTGCATGGGCGTTGTGAGCTGGCGATCATAACCCTTTCACCGCACTGTGAAGCGCCATTGCAAGCAGTAAAAGTATGGCAGGACGATTTAGACTTCGTCGTTGCCCCTGATCATCCGCTGGCGCAGCGTAAGCGCATTCGCCTGGCGGATCTATGTGCTTACCCCGCTGTGTTTCCCGGCAGCCACACCTTCACCCGCAAGATCGCCTTGCAGCTGTTTGATCAAGCGGGCTTAACTCCTGAAATCAGCATGAGCACCAACTATATGGAAACCATCAAAATGATGGTATCGATTGGCTTAGCCTGGAGTGTGCTGCCACACAGTATGCTCGATGAATCTGTGCTGCGCTTGCCCATTAGCGATGCTCATCTCAGTCGCGATCTGGGCTACATCATCCACACCGAACGCACTTTATCCAATGCAGCACAAGCTTTTATGCAAATGCTAACCGATGACAGTATAGAGCTGGCGGACAGCCCAACCACCTAA
- the leuC gene encoding 3-isopropylmalate dehydratase large subunit, with the protein MAGKTLYDKLWEMHEVKRRDDGSSLIYIDRHILHEVTSPQAFAGLRLAGRKPWRIDANIATPDHNVPTTKKERDGGIAAIADEVSRIQVQTLDDNCNEYGILQFKMNDVRQGIVHVIGPEQGATLPGMTVVCGDSHTSTHGAFAALAHGIGTSEVEHVLATQCLVAKKMKNMQVRVEGKIPAGVTAKDIVLAIIGKIGTAGGNGHAVEFAGSAIRELSMEGRMTVCNMSIEAGARVGMVAVDQKTIDYVKGRPYAPKGANWEAAVAAWQDLVSDADAEFDTIVEMRAEDIIPQVSWGTSPEMVLPVDANVPDPAQEADPVKRDSITRALHYMGLSANQAITDIKLDRVFIGSCTNSRIEDLRAAAAVAKGRKVASNVIQAMVVPGSGLVKQQAEEEGLDKIFLEAGFEWREPGCSMCLAMNPDKLGNGEHCASTSNRNFEGRQGNGGRTHLVSPAMAAAAAVKGHFVDVRELMNEGA; encoded by the coding sequence ATGGCTGGAAAAACGCTTTACGACAAACTTTGGGAGATGCACGAAGTTAAACGCCGTGATGATGGCTCTTCGCTGATTTACATCGACCGCCATATTTTACATGAAGTGACTTCGCCGCAAGCTTTTGCTGGGTTACGTTTGGCCGGTCGCAAACCGTGGCGCATTGATGCCAATATTGCCACCCCTGACCACAACGTGCCGACCACTAAGAAAGAGCGTGATGGTGGCATTGCAGCCATTGCCGATGAAGTGTCGCGCATTCAGGTGCAAACTTTGGATGACAACTGCAACGAGTACGGTATTTTGCAGTTTAAAATGAACGATGTGCGCCAAGGTATTGTGCACGTCATTGGCCCAGAGCAGGGCGCAACCTTGCCAGGCATGACTGTAGTATGCGGCGACTCACACACCTCAACCCACGGTGCTTTTGCTGCCTTAGCCCACGGTATTGGTACTTCAGAAGTTGAACATGTGTTAGCAACCCAGTGTTTGGTTGCCAAAAAAATGAAGAACATGCAAGTGCGGGTTGAGGGCAAAATCCCTGCAGGCGTCACTGCTAAAGATATCGTTCTAGCGATTATCGGTAAGATTGGTACAGCTGGCGGTAACGGCCATGCTGTTGAGTTTGCCGGCAGTGCCATTCGTGAGCTGTCCATGGAAGGCCGTATGACAGTCTGCAACATGTCCATTGAAGCCGGTGCCCGTGTTGGTATGGTGGCGGTGGACCAGAAAACCATTGATTACGTTAAAGGCCGCCCTTATGCGCCCAAAGGTGCAAACTGGGAAGCAGCAGTGGCTGCTTGGCAAGATTTAGTCTCCGATGCTGACGCTGAGTTCGACACCATTGTTGAAATGCGCGCGGAAGACATTATTCCGCAAGTGAGCTGGGGTACGTCACCCGAAATGGTTTTACCGGTGGATGCCAATGTGCCGGATCCAGCGCAAGAAGCTGATCCAGTCAAGCGCGACTCCATTACCCGTGCTTTGCACTATATGGGCTTAAGCGCGAATCAAGCCATCACTGATATTAAGTTGGATCGGGTGTTTATTGGCTCCTGCACCAACTCGCGCATTGAAGACTTACGTGCAGCGGCGGCGGTGGCTAAAGGCCGCAAAGTTGCCAGCAATGTCATTCAAGCCATGGTAGTACCGGGCTCTGGCTTGGTTAAACAGCAAGCGGAAGAAGAAGGTTTGGATAAGATTTTCTTAGAAGCTGGTTTTGAGTGGCGCGAGCCTGGTTGCTCCATGTGCTTGGCGATGAACCCAGATAAGTTGGGCAACGGAGAGCATTGCGCTTCAACCTCGAACCGTAACTTTGAAGGCCGTCAGGGTAATGGCGGGCGTACGCACTTGGTGAGTCCAGCAATGGCCGCCGCTGCAGCGGTTAAAGGTCACTTTGTGGATGTCCGTGAATTAATGAACGAGGGAGCATAA
- a CDS encoding tRNA dihydrouridine synthase, which yields MQIALAPMEGLVDHIMRDVLTEQGGIDWCVTEFVRITDQLLPTRSYQRLAPELQQGAATPVGTPLRVQLLGSDPQALADNAAKACELGAPVIDLNFGCPAKTVNNSNGGAILLREPEVLFKIVEAVRAGMPAHIPLTTKMRLGYDSPDGAMDSARALAAGGSAQIVVHARTKTDGYKPPAHWEWVAKVQDVVHIPVFANGDIWSLEDWYRCREVSGVDHVMLGRGLVSRPDLAKQIACARDGIAYQLKTWQQLQPMLHEFWRQVRLFQTPRSAPGRLKQWLALLTRNYPEAQQLFTQLRKVTDCAEIDRLFGFAADTFAAVELSQQPA from the coding sequence GTGCAAATTGCTTTAGCACCGATGGAAGGGTTGGTTGACCACATTATGCGTGATGTGTTGACCGAGCAGGGTGGTATTGACTGGTGCGTTACTGAGTTTGTACGCATTACCGATCAGCTATTACCTACGCGCAGTTACCAGCGTTTGGCTCCAGAGTTGCAGCAGGGCGCAGCCACCCCCGTTGGTACGCCGTTACGGGTGCAGCTACTGGGATCTGATCCGCAGGCCTTGGCAGATAATGCGGCAAAAGCCTGCGAGCTGGGTGCGCCGGTAATTGATTTGAATTTTGGCTGCCCGGCGAAGACAGTCAACAATTCCAATGGTGGCGCAATTTTACTGCGTGAACCCGAGGTGTTATTTAAAATAGTTGAGGCAGTGCGTGCCGGTATGCCCGCGCACATCCCGTTGACGACTAAAATGCGTTTAGGCTATGACAGTCCCGATGGTGCCATGGACTCCGCGCGCGCTTTAGCTGCTGGTGGCTCGGCGCAAATTGTGGTGCATGCGCGCACTAAAACTGACGGTTATAAGCCGCCAGCACACTGGGAGTGGGTGGCAAAAGTACAGGATGTGGTCCATATTCCAGTGTTTGCCAATGGCGATATTTGGTCGTTAGAAGACTGGTATCGCTGCCGTGAAGTCAGCGGTGTGGATCATGTGATGCTGGGTCGCGGCTTAGTCTCACGACCGGATTTAGCTAAGCAAATTGCTTGCGCCCGTGATGGCATTGCCTACCAGCTGAAAACTTGGCAGCAATTACAGCCCATGCTGCATGAGTTTTGGCGTCAAGTGCGCTTATTTCAGACGCCACGCAGTGCCCCAGGTCGTCTTAAACAATGGCTAGCGTTACTCACACGCAACTACCCCGAGGCGCAACAGTTATTTACTCAGTTGCGTAAAGTGACTGACTGCGCTGAAATTGACCGTCTGTTCGGTTTTGCTGCCGACACCTTTGCCGCCGTAGAGCTTAGCCAGCAACCAGCTTAG